A window of Plutella xylostella chromosome 19, ilPluXylo3.1, whole genome shotgun sequence contains these coding sequences:
- the LOC119690632 gene encoding trypsin, alkaline C-like — MVTWAVLLLTSAVAAAAAAPGHRIVGGEETSIERYPSIVQLDYLRPLTGWGQSCAGTIVTPTVVVSAAHCTNNVAVNTRRIRVGATNRNSGGTLVSLRSYRNHPEYGVRARNDADICLLYLAQELAFGATAQPAPINAQGSQLPDGSAVVHAGWGAIRSNGPASPVLLDVTIFTVNTDECARRYRSGVTDNMVCAGLLDQGGKDACQGDSGGPLYHNNILVGVVSWGAGCADPYYPGISTRVSSYSDWIVNNAANP; from the exons ATGGTGACCTGGGCTGTACTCCTTTTAACGT cggcggtggcggcggcggcggcggcgcccggACACCGGATCGTGGGCGGCGAGGAGACCAGCATCGAGCGGTACCCGTCCATCGTGCAGCTGGACTACCTGCGCCCGCTCACCGGCTGGGGGCAGAGCTGCGCCGGCACCATCGTCACGCCCACCGTCGTCGTCAGCGCCGCGCACTGCACCAA CAACGTGGCGGTGAACACGCGGCGCATCCGCGTGGGCGCCACCAACAGGAACTCTGGCGGCACCCTCGTGTCGCTGCGCTCCTACCGCAACCACCCCGAGTACGGCGTGCGCGCACGCAACGACGCCGACATCTGCCTGCTGTACCTGGCGCAGGAGCTGGCGTTCGGCGCCACCGCGCAGCCCGCGCCCATCAACGCGCAGGGCTCGCAGCTGCCCGACGGCTCGGCGGTCGTGCACGCCGGCTGGGGCGCCATCAGG TCTAACGGGCCCGCGTCGCCGGTGCTGCTGGACGTGACCATCTTCACTGTGAACACGGACGAATGCGCGCGGCGCTACCGGTCGGGCGTCACGGACAACATGGTGTGCGCGGGGCTGCTGGACCAGGGCGGCAAGGACGCCTGCCAGGGCGACTCCGGCGGCCCGCTGTACCACAACAACATCCTCGTGGGCGTGGTCTCGTGGGGCGCCGGCTGCGCGGACCCCTACTACCCGGGCATCAGCACGCGCGTGTCCTCCTACTCCGACTGGATCGTCAACAATGCCGCTAATCCGTAA
- the LOC119692713 gene encoding uncharacterized protein LOC119692713 isoform X2, translated as MNAASELIKTGKRSYIYLCSKTELLEILTDEGIDCNKNASIDTLRKQLSEHYKNKPKITTKNKQHRMSMFGEIKPFDGDKWEVFVQQLECFTLVNDISDDKKVPLLITKLTPKVFETLSCLCAPNKPTKLSYEELCTKLKEKYTKPVSTVLERAEFRRRKQLPRESIEDYALELRKMANRCNFKDIDDQLKEKFMDGVTSKVIKFELMKGSADLTLEACIQLARTVEAALLHTGDAPETTEVFFTQEQRKPNMRMKIKKNNNANTEMHCFCCGKNNHIKSQCTLAMKFCSECGQQGHIYRMCQRRKREAHVLEAQTPEEVKEEPVENIRHLYDETYAVHSMHGEM; from the exons ATGAACGCAGCATCTGAGTTAATTAAAACAGGCAAGAGATCATACATCTATCTCTGTTCAAAGACAGAATTACTCGAAATTTTAACGGACGAAGGCATAGATTGCAACAAAAATGCTAGTATCGACACACTTAGAAAGCAGTTAAGTGaacactataaaaataaaccgaaaataacaacaaaaaataagcaACACAGAATGTCGATGTTTGGCGAAATCAAGCCGTTTGACGGCGATAAATGGGAGGTGTTTGTACAACAGTTGGAATGTTTCACATTAGTTAATGATATCTCTGATGACAAGAAGGTGCCTTTGCTGATAACCAAACTAACACCAAAGGTATTTGAAACATTAAGTTGCTTATGTGCACCGAATAAACCCACAAAACTAAGTTATGAAGAATTGTGTAcaaagttaaaagaaaaatatacaaaaccaGTCTCAACAGTATTGGAAAGGGCTGAGTTTAGACGAAGGAAACAACTACCACGTGAAAGTATAGAAGACTATGCATTGGAACTTAGAAAAATGGCAAATCGttgtaattttaaagataTTGATGACCagttaaaagaaaaatttatGGATGGAGTAACCTCAAAAGTAATTAAGTTCGAGCTAATGAAGGGCTCTGCAGATTTAACTTTAGAAGCCTGCATACAACTGGCTCGCACAGTGGAAGCCGCTCTTCTCCACACAGGTGATGCTCCTGAAACCACTGAGGTTTTTTTTACTCAAGAACAACGTAAACCCAATATGagaatgaaaattaaaaaaaataacaatgctAATACAGAAATGCATTGTTTCTGTTGTGGAAAAAACAATCACATTAAGTCACAATGTACATTAGCCATGAAATTCTGCTCAGAATGTGGTCAACAAGGGCACATATATAGAATGTGCCAAAGAAGAAAACGTGAGGCTCATGTCCTGGAGGCACAAACACCGGAGGAAGTAAAGGAGGAACCAGTAGAAAATATAAGACACTTATACGATGAAACTTATGCTGTTCACAGT ATGCACGGAGAAATGTAA
- the LOC119692713 gene encoding uncharacterized protein K02A2.6-like isoform X1, giving the protein MSKKLTDIPNTIVFIDNIYIKGSSLQDTWDTLCKVLTKLNECEFKLKPEKCKLFVTSLDVFGFRVDKHGVNIIKSNIEPLINAKAPTNLTLLKSFLGKLNYYSRFLKDMATIITPLYECTKKDKFNWTPECESAFKLIKEKLASANNLKHYDPQLPLILTCDASDTGLAAVLSNRDHNGMVQPIAYASKKLNDVEKKYATIDKEAMAVIFGITKFYNFIYGREFELETDNAALVRIFGPTKSIPKMAAKRLQHYAIFLSAFNYKVRHIKTSLNPADFLSRTAVDVEEENINVIHSLCASTNLSNICHVNDSEMESLNWKIIQKETKKDQILSKIIRYMVDGWPDKTNLPKELLPYFNRHIELSVDRGCVFWGYRLLIPSVLRSSVLTELHRSHFGIIRMKEIARSYFWWPNLDTEIDEISKNCIVCLQNSKSPSKIQKPWPIPPSPWYRIHADFLGPFNNKMFLVVVDSYSKWPEVFEMSNITSGRTIEAFKHIFARYGFPVHLVTDNGRSFTSSEFQDFIKMAQIKHTFSAPYHPATNGAAERFVETFKSAITKIKEGGNSLAYAINLFLSDYRSTPQRTTGVSPARLMLGRELRNRFSLLRPPPLTEDIYNKVQSREQGNRETKFEVGQKVMVKDYRRDSKPWVQGLIIEESIPNVTYIVDVEGMRWKRHVNQMVTCSDLLDLG; this is encoded by the coding sequence ATGTCTAAAAAATTAACAGATATTCCCAACactattgtatttattgataatatatatataaaagggAGCAGCTTACAGGACACATGGGACACCTTATGTAAAGTcctaacaaaattaaatgaatgTGAATTCAAACTGAAACCTGAAAAGTGTAAATTGTTTGTGACCAGTCTTGATGTATTTGGATTCAGGGTAGATAAACATGGtgtcaatattataaaatcaaacaTTGAACCGCTGATAAATGCTAAAGCACCTACAAATTTAACTCTACTCAAATCCTTTTTGgggaaattaaattattactctCGATTTCTGAAAGATATGGCTACCATCATCACCCCATTGTATGAATGTACCAAAAAAGATAAGTTTAATTGGACACCAGAATGCGAGAGTGCATTTAAACTTATTAAGGAAAAACTAGCTTctgcaaataatttaaaacattatgatCCGCAGCTGCCTTTAATTCTAACTTGTGATGCTTCTGACACAGGGTTAGCTGCGGTGTTATCGAATAGAGACCATAATGGTATGGTTCAGCCTATTGCTTATGcaagtaaaaaactaaatgaTGTAGAAAAGAAATATGCAACAATTGATAAAGAAGCAATGGCAGTCATTTTTGGAATAACTAAGTtctataactttatttatggaAGGGAGTTTGAATTGGAAACAGATAATGCAGCTTTAGTGAGGATTTTTGGCCCAACAAAGAGCATTCCAAAAATGGCTGCTAAAAGGTTGCAACATTACGCAATATTTTTATCAGCATTTAACTATAAAGTGAGACATATCAAAACATCTTTGAACCCGGCAGATTTTTTGTCTAGAACTGCTGTCGATGTAGAggaagaaaatataaatgtaataCATTCTCTTTGTGCAAGTactaatttaagtaatatttgtcATGTGAATGATTCAGAAATGGAATCCTTAAACTGGAAAATAATACAGAAGGAAACAAAAAAGGATCAAATATTatctaaaataataagatatatGGTTGACGGTTGGCCTGACAAAACCAATTTACCAAAAGAACTGTTACCATATTTTAACAGGCATATTGAGTTATCAGTTGATAGGGGTTGTGTATTTTGGGGCTATCGGTTGTTAATTCCATCAGTTCTGCGTAGTTCCGTATTAACTGAATTACACAGGAGCCATTTTGGAATCATTCGCATGAAGGAAATTGCTAGATCTTATTTTTGGTGGCCTAACTTGGATACTGAGATAGATGAAATATcaaaaaattgtattgtatgtttgCAAAATAGTAAATCTCCTTCTAAAATACAGAAACCATGGCCTATACCCCCTTCTCCGTGGTATAGAATTCACGCTGACTTTTTAGGGccatttaataacaaaatgtttttagTGGTGGTTGACAGTTACTCAAAATGGCCAGAAGTTTTTGAAATGTCAAACATTACCTCAGGTCGTACTATTGAAGCATTTAAGCATATTTTTGCAAGATATGGATTTCCGGTACACTTAGTTACAGATAACGGTAGATCCTTTACCAGCTCtgaatttcaggactttataaaAATGGCTCAGATTAAGCACACATTTTCAGCTCCTTACCATCCAGCCACAAATGGTGCTGCTGAGAGATTTGTGGAAACATTCAAATCAGCTATAACTAAAATCAAAGAAGGTGGTAACAGCTTGGCTTATGCTATAAACCTGTTTCTTTCGGATTATAGAAGCACACCTCAGCGAACTACTGGTGTTTCGCCAGCTCGCTTAATGCTGGGGAGGGAACTCCGGAACCGTTTCAGTTTACTGCGTCCACCACCACTAACTGAAGatatatacaataaagttCAAAGTAGAGAGCAAGGAAATAGAGAAACTAAATTTGAGGTCGGCCAAAAAGTTATGGTCAAAGATTATAGAAGGGATAGTAAGCCATGGGTTCAGGGCCTCATTATTGAGGAATCGATTCCTAATGTAACATACATAGTAGATGTAGAAGGGATGAGATGGAAGAGACATGTCAATCAAATGGTTACTTGCTCTGATCTTTTAGACCTAGGTTAG